The following proteins are encoded in a genomic region of Pseudomonas sp. Os17:
- a CDS encoding MotA/TolQ/ExbB proton channel family protein, with the protein MDMNLLHDITFYTMYGAAAIAAFIAVERGIYFSFSLRQAKKLESVLNPKMHSVDDLPAELRQRNSLPLEMVAELFAHKQGLASHKDLEDLSESIYIATRSKLMHGLWLLETVVTAAPLLGLLGTILGIIDTFKALAETGVSDPGEVSKGIGTALYATALGIAIALGSMIFHNHFQDRVERITDHLKILLLRAGMGTALKAPPAPQALHGSLQPA; encoded by the coding sequence ATGGACATGAATCTGCTGCACGACATCACCTTCTACACCATGTACGGCGCCGCCGCGATTGCCGCCTTTATCGCCGTGGAGCGGGGCATCTACTTCAGTTTCAGCCTGCGCCAGGCGAAGAAACTGGAGAGCGTGCTCAACCCGAAGATGCACAGCGTCGACGACCTGCCCGCCGAGCTGCGCCAGCGCAACAGCCTGCCCCTGGAGATGGTCGCCGAGCTGTTTGCCCACAAGCAGGGGCTGGCCAGCCACAAGGACCTGGAAGACCTCAGCGAGTCGATCTACATCGCCACCCGCAGCAAGCTGATGCATGGCCTGTGGCTGCTGGAAACCGTGGTCACCGCCGCGCCCCTGCTGGGCCTTCTGGGCACCATCCTGGGGATCATCGACACCTTCAAGGCCCTGGCCGAAACCGGCGTCAGCGACCCGGGCGAAGTGTCCAAGGGCATCGGCACCGCGCTGTACGCCACCGCCCTGGGGATCGCCATCGCCCTGGGCAGCATGATCTTCCACAACCACTTCCAGGACCGGGTCGAGCGCATCACCGACCACCTGAAGATCCTGCTGCTGCGCGCCGGCATGGGCACCGCGCTGAAGGCGCCGCCCGCACCGCAAGCGCTCCACGGCAGCCTGCAACCGGCCTGA
- a CDS encoding energy transducer TonB family protein — protein sequence MFALYKTRKWLACLLPAGLLLLVIYTSQLQQLQIKPVYDESTVEIALVDAAELLAAAEPPPPPEPLPVEPEPPQVVPEEEPLVIEPPKPKPVVKPKPPAPKPLVAKPQPPKPAPAAVAQSTPVAPQPAVAAAPKPVAPPAAVPAPAPAPAAPSSAIKESLYTAALRKELEKHKQYPSGREASLQRPQGDVVIWLEVDRAGNVLDSGIENKASNMLLNRAAQTSLRRVEKVSPFPSDAFSGKNKQRFTATFSYNVE from the coding sequence ATGTTCGCCTTATATAAAACACGCAAGTGGCTGGCGTGCCTGCTGCCGGCTGGCCTGTTGTTGCTGGTGATCTATACCAGCCAGTTGCAACAGTTGCAGATCAAGCCGGTGTACGACGAAAGCACGGTGGAAATTGCCCTGGTCGATGCCGCCGAACTGCTGGCCGCTGCCGAGCCACCGCCGCCGCCCGAGCCGCTGCCGGTCGAGCCCGAGCCGCCGCAGGTGGTGCCCGAGGAAGAGCCGCTGGTGATCGAGCCGCCCAAGCCCAAGCCGGTGGTCAAGCCCAAACCGCCGGCGCCCAAGCCGCTGGTGGCCAAGCCGCAGCCGCCCAAGCCGGCCCCGGCCGCCGTGGCCCAGAGCACTCCGGTGGCGCCGCAGCCCGCGGTGGCCGCCGCCCCCAAGCCGGTGGCGCCACCGGCCGCCGTACCTGCTCCGGCCCCCGCACCCGCGGCGCCCAGCAGTGCCATCAAGGAAAGCCTGTACACCGCCGCTTTGCGCAAGGAACTGGAAAAGCACAAGCAATACCCCAGCGGCCGCGAGGCCTCGTTGCAACGTCCCCAGGGCGATGTGGTGATCTGGCTGGAAGTCGATCGGGCCGGCAACGTGCTCGACAGTGGCATCGAAAACAAGGCGTCGAACATGTTGCTCAATCGCGCCGCGCAAACCAGTTTGCGCCGCGTGGAGAAAGTTTCACCGTTTCCCTCGGACGCGTTCTCCGGCAAGAACAAGCAACGTTTTACCGCGACCTTTAGTTACAACGTGGAATAA
- a CDS encoding TonB-dependent siderophore receptor, which yields MKSRAHSAANASVKRWFGASALVVSGLAMLPLGVALASESGVAQHSALFNFSIAAKPLPQALSDFTRITGISVIYTDQAPYALTAPALSGQFSADQALQRLLGNSGFGYRRSDAHTLVLEPLPSGAGLNLEATQVTTQGPDDSASYQPPASTSVARSQALNQEIPQIINVVPAQVLRDQTPRNLDDALANVSGITQTNTLGGTQDAVLLRGFGDNRNGSIMRDSMPVVQGRALNATAERVEVLKGPSSLLYGIQDPGGVVNVVSKKPELQQSTALTVRGSTYGSGKNGSGGSLDTTGPLGDSGLAYRLIVDHEDEDYWRNFGTHRESLVAPSLAWYGESTRVLLAYEHREFLTPFDRGTAIDPKTNHPLDIPATRRLDEPFNNMEGRSDLYRLEVDHELSDDWKAHFGYSWNRETYDASQVRLTAVNPNGTLTRSMDGTQNALTTDRYATVSLEGKVQLGGMQHDLVFGLDDEYRKIYRADLIRQKSRTTFNYLNPVYGREVAGTTVSAPDSDQTDLLRSDSLFFQDAIHLTDQWILVGGGRFQEYDQYAGKGRPFHANTDSNGQKFVPRAGLVYRYTDQLSFYGSYTESFKPNSSIAQLAGGTAVLDGSIAPEEAKSWELGAKLDIPGRITASAALFDITKRNVLVSTATATETVTSVAGEVHSQGLELDLTGQLTDQWSLIGSYAYTDTEVTKDTQYKGKQLQNVAKNSGSLSAVYDFGSLIGGDRLRVGAGARYVGQRAGDAPNSFDLPGYTVADAFATYDTRVEGQKVKFQLNVKNLFDKTYYTSSASKYFVSMGDARQVSLSSTLEF from the coding sequence ATGAAGTCCAGGGCACATTCGGCGGCAAACGCTTCGGTCAAACGGTGGTTCGGCGCCTCGGCGCTGGTGGTGTCGGGGTTGGCCATGCTGCCCCTGGGCGTGGCGCTGGCGAGCGAGTCCGGCGTTGCGCAACACAGCGCGCTGTTCAACTTTTCCATCGCGGCCAAGCCGCTGCCCCAGGCCCTCAGCGACTTCACCCGGATCACCGGGATCAGTGTGATCTACACCGACCAAGCGCCTTATGCGCTGACGGCACCGGCCCTTAGCGGCCAGTTCAGCGCCGATCAGGCCTTGCAGCGCCTGCTGGGCAACTCCGGCTTCGGCTACCGCCGCAGCGATGCCCACACCCTGGTCCTGGAACCCTTGCCGAGCGGCGCCGGGCTGAACCTGGAGGCGACCCAGGTCACCACCCAGGGGCCAGACGACAGCGCCAGCTACCAGCCGCCGGCCAGCACCTCGGTGGCCCGTTCCCAGGCGCTGAACCAGGAGATCCCGCAGATCATCAACGTGGTTCCAGCCCAGGTACTGCGGGACCAGACCCCGCGCAACCTGGATGACGCCCTGGCCAATGTCAGCGGCATCACCCAGACCAACACCCTGGGCGGCACCCAGGACGCGGTGCTGCTGCGCGGCTTCGGCGACAACCGCAACGGCTCGATCATGCGCGACAGCATGCCAGTGGTGCAGGGCCGGGCGCTCAATGCCACGGCGGAACGGGTGGAAGTGCTCAAGGGGCCCTCGTCGCTGCTGTATGGCATCCAGGACCCGGGCGGCGTGGTCAACGTGGTCAGCAAGAAGCCCGAGCTTCAGCAATCCACGGCCCTGACCGTGCGCGGCTCGACCTATGGCTCGGGCAAGAACGGCAGCGGCGGCAGCCTCGACACCACCGGGCCGCTCGGCGATTCCGGGCTGGCCTACCGCTTGATCGTCGACCATGAAGACGAGGACTACTGGCGCAATTTCGGCACCCATCGCGAATCCCTGGTGGCGCCGTCCCTGGCCTGGTACGGCGAGAGTACCCGGGTGCTGCTGGCCTACGAGCACCGCGAGTTCCTCACCCCGTTCGATCGCGGCACCGCCATCGATCCCAAGACCAACCACCCGCTGGACATTCCGGCCACCCGGCGCCTGGACGAGCCGTTCAACAACATGGAAGGGCGCTCGGACCTGTATCGCCTTGAAGTCGATCATGAGCTCAGCGACGACTGGAAAGCCCACTTCGGCTACAGCTGGAACCGCGAGACCTACGACGCCAGCCAGGTGCGCCTGACCGCGGTCAACCCCAACGGCACCCTGACCCGGAGCATGGACGGCACCCAGAACGCCCTGACCACCGACCGCTACGCCACCGTCAGCCTGGAAGGCAAGGTGCAGCTGGGCGGCATGCAGCACGACCTGGTGTTCGGCCTGGACGACGAGTACCGCAAGATCTACCGCGCCGACCTGATCCGGCAGAAAAGCCGCACCACCTTCAACTACCTGAACCCGGTCTACGGTCGGGAAGTGGCCGGCACCACGGTCAGCGCCCCGGACAGCGACCAGACCGACCTGCTGCGCAGCGACTCGCTGTTCTTCCAGGACGCCATCCACCTCACCGACCAGTGGATCCTGGTGGGCGGCGGACGCTTCCAGGAATACGACCAGTACGCCGGCAAGGGCCGGCCGTTCCACGCCAACACCGACAGCAACGGACAGAAGTTCGTGCCCCGTGCCGGGCTGGTGTATCGCTACACCGATCAGTTGTCGTTCTACGGCAGCTACACCGAGTCGTTCAAACCCAACTCCAGCATCGCCCAGCTGGCCGGCGGCACCGCGGTGTTGGACGGTTCCATCGCCCCGGAAGAGGCCAAGTCCTGGGAGCTGGGAGCCAAGCTCGACATCCCCGGGCGCATCACCGCCAGCGCGGCGCTGTTCGACATCACCAAGCGCAATGTGCTGGTGTCCACGGCCACCGCCACCGAGACCGTCACCAGCGTGGCCGGTGAAGTGCACTCCCAGGGCCTGGAGTTGGACCTGACCGGGCAGCTCACTGATCAGTGGAGCCTGATCGGCAGCTATGCCTACACCGACACCGAGGTGACCAAGGACACCCAGTACAAGGGCAAGCAGTTGCAGAACGTGGCCAAGAACAGCGGCTCGCTGTCGGCGGTCTACGACTTCGGCAGCCTGATCGGCGGCGACCGCCTGCGGGTCGGCGCCGGGGCCCGTTATGTCGGCCAGCGCGCCGGGGACGCGCCCAACAGCTTCGACCTGCCGGGCTACACCGTGGCCGATGCCTTCGCCACCTACGACACCCGGGTCGAAGGGCAGAAGGTCAAGTTCCAGCTCAACGTGAAGAACCTGTTCGACAAGACCTACTACACCTCGTCGGCCAGCAAGTACTTCGTGTCCATGGGGGATGCCCGTCAGGTGTCGCTGTCCAGCACCCTGGAGTTCTGA
- a CDS encoding bifunctional metallophosphatase/5'-nucleotidase, with protein MSRLRPMPRLLGALTLALVTLAGCSSLTREPQPVAVNIVAINDLHGYLQANPFSYKDPQAPGGVRKLAAGGIATLGGMLTQLRQQDPQLLFIGAGDLVGGSPPLSAMWADEPTLEALRQMGMKLSAIGNHELDNGKAEFLRQLNGGCQSSRPDKACQFRPNYPGSGFPYLAANLLDSDTGQPLLPAYRIEEVRGVKVAFVGAVLRDVASVVSAKGMRGLQVSDEADAINRLIPELNAKGVNAIVAVVHQGGSTPEPFDKPDCSQLGGDIVEVAKRLDPAVDVLISAHSHQGYLCQVGPLLVTQGHSYGHLLTHLTLQVTPGQHRVASIQAVNLLADPARYPQDPALAQLQQQVEARSNQVLLKPVGAIADSPIARRADAAGEMPIGDLIADAHLAGGRANGAQIAFMNTGGIRSDLALEPGQTRVNYGQLATLQPFNNNLIAFDLTGRQIEQVLNQQWKGAEDANILQVSEGFSYRWDAKRPPDSRVVPGSLRLNGQPLQAEANYRVVMNGFLADGGDRFSLFKSGGNRSDLGLSDLDAMLQYLKAMDQQGRPVGSSTSAGRIQRLN; from the coding sequence ATGTCCCGTCTTCGTCCCATGCCCCGGTTGCTGGGTGCACTGACCCTGGCCCTGGTGACCCTGGCCGGTTGCAGCTCGCTGACCCGCGAGCCGCAACCGGTGGCGGTGAACATCGTCGCCATCAACGATTTGCACGGCTACCTGCAGGCCAACCCCTTCAGCTACAAGGACCCTCAGGCCCCGGGCGGGGTGCGCAAGCTTGCGGCCGGCGGCATCGCCACCCTGGGCGGCATGCTCACCCAGTTGCGCCAGCAGGATCCGCAGCTGCTGTTCATCGGCGCCGGCGACCTGGTGGGCGGCAGCCCGCCGCTGTCGGCCATGTGGGCCGACGAGCCGACCCTGGAGGCCCTGCGCCAGATGGGCATGAAGCTCAGCGCCATCGGCAACCACGAACTGGACAACGGCAAGGCCGAGTTCCTGCGCCAGCTCAACGGTGGCTGCCAGTCGTCGCGGCCGGACAAGGCCTGCCAGTTCCGCCCGAACTACCCGGGCAGCGGCTTCCCCTACCTGGCGGCCAACCTGCTGGACAGCGACACCGGCCAGCCGCTGTTGCCGGCCTATCGCATCGAGGAGGTGCGCGGGGTCAAGGTGGCCTTTGTCGGCGCGGTACTGCGGGACGTGGCCTCGGTGGTCAGCGCCAAGGGCATGCGCGGCCTGCAGGTGAGCGATGAAGCCGACGCCATCAACCGGCTGATTCCCGAACTCAACGCCAAGGGGGTCAACGCCATCGTCGCCGTGGTGCACCAGGGCGGCTCGACCCCGGAGCCGTTCGACAAGCCGGACTGCTCGCAACTGGGCGGCGATATCGTCGAAGTGGCCAAGCGCCTGGACCCGGCGGTGGACGTGCTGATCAGCGCCCACTCGCACCAGGGCTACCTGTGCCAGGTCGGGCCGCTGCTGGTGACCCAGGGCCATTCATACGGCCACCTGCTGACCCACCTGACCCTGCAAGTGACCCCGGGCCAGCACCGGGTGGCGAGCATCCAGGCGGTCAACCTGCTGGCCGATCCGGCCCGTTATCCACAGGACCCGGCCCTGGCGCAGCTGCAGCAACAGGTCGAGGCGCGCAGCAACCAGGTGCTGCTCAAACCGGTGGGCGCGATCGCCGACTCGCCGATTGCCCGGCGCGCCGATGCCGCCGGAGAAATGCCCATCGGCGACCTGATCGCCGACGCGCATCTGGCCGGCGGCCGGGCCAACGGTGCACAGATCGCCTTCATGAACACCGGTGGCATTCGCAGCGACCTGGCCCTGGAGCCCGGGCAGACCCGGGTGAACTACGGACAACTGGCGACCCTGCAACCGTTCAACAACAACCTGATCGCCTTCGACCTCACGGGCCGGCAGATCGAGCAGGTGCTCAACCAGCAATGGAAGGGCGCGGAGGATGCCAACATCCTGCAAGTGTCCGAGGGCTTCAGTTACCGCTGGGACGCCAAGCGCCCGCCGGACAGCCGCGTAGTGCCCGGCAGCCTGCGCCTCAATGGCCAGCCGCTGCAGGCCGAGGCGAACTACCGGGTGGTGATGAACGGCTTCCTGGCCGATGGCGGCGACCGCTTCAGCCTGTTCAAGAGCGGGGGCAACCGCAGCGACCTCGGGCTCAGCGACCTGGACGCGATGCTGCAGTACCTCAAGGCCATGGACCAGCAGGGCCGGCCTGTGGGCTCCAGCACCAGCGCCGGGCGTATCCAGCGCCTCAACTGA
- a CDS encoding ExbD/TolR family protein, protein MRSWDVAKKKKAHIEIIPMIDVMMFLLVFFVLISLNVIPAVGIKTQLPVASTAQQLKPQNKAVITLGLQERLQLDGQDLDEGALLAQLKVLNNGSEKLVIIINSDQGVEVKRLVSVMDLLKGNGFSSVSIATRKS, encoded by the coding sequence ATGCGCAGCTGGGATGTCGCTAAAAAGAAGAAGGCCCACATCGAAATCATTCCGATGATCGATGTGATGATGTTTCTCCTGGTGTTCTTCGTACTCATCAGTCTCAACGTGATTCCCGCCGTGGGAATCAAGACGCAGTTGCCGGTGGCCAGCACCGCGCAACAGTTGAAGCCGCAAAACAAGGCGGTGATTACCCTGGGTCTGCAGGAACGTCTGCAACTGGACGGACAGGACCTGGATGAAGGGGCACTGTTGGCCCAACTCAAAGTGCTGAATAACGGCAGTGAAAAGTTGGTGATCATTATCAATAGCGATCAGGGCGTGGAAGTTAAGCGCCTGGTGTCGGTGATGGACTTGCTCAAGGGCAATGGCTTCTCTTCCGTCTCCATCGCTACACGCAAGTCCTGA
- a CDS encoding FecR family protein codes for MNHRSRVIPTPAQEQAALAWLSLLHDQPSSGDQATFSQWLQADPAHIEAYAQAQVLWELSEQPARTLADEDALALQGLLRSMDGARARSRRRWSAGLAMAASLLLAVALGAGWQPGRWVDDLGADYVSAPGQVRTVTLADQSQVTLDADSAIAVDFSGGERHVQLRRGAGFFSVSHTGAPFVVAAGEGETRVLGTQFEVRLQPQGAQVTVLSGRVGVTAAQGAAQQVLGAGQQVAYGHAAATPLHGVDSEAQLAWRQGWLNYYHAPLGEVVADLRRYFPGRIVLLNDELAARRVSGSFSSKDPQAVLDSLQAVLGFELHQLFGRLLVLR; via the coding sequence GTGAACCACCGCTCCCGCGTTATCCCGACGCCCGCCCAGGAACAGGCGGCCCTGGCCTGGCTGAGCCTGCTCCACGATCAGCCCAGCAGCGGTGATCAGGCGACGTTCAGCCAGTGGCTGCAGGCCGATCCCGCGCACATCGAGGCCTATGCCCAGGCCCAGGTGCTGTGGGAGTTGAGCGAACAGCCGGCGCGCACCCTGGCCGATGAAGACGCCCTGGCCCTGCAAGGCCTGCTGCGTTCCATGGATGGCGCCCGCGCCCGGAGCCGACGACGCTGGTCGGCGGGCCTGGCCATGGCCGCCAGCCTGTTGCTGGCGGTGGCCCTGGGCGCCGGTTGGCAGCCCGGGCGCTGGGTCGATGACCTGGGGGCCGACTACGTTTCCGCGCCGGGCCAGGTGCGCACCGTGACCCTGGCCGACCAGAGCCAGGTGACCCTGGATGCCGACAGCGCCATTGCCGTGGATTTCAGCGGCGGCGAGCGGCATGTGCAACTGCGCCGCGGCGCCGGGTTCTTCAGTGTCAGCCACACCGGCGCGCCCTTCGTGGTGGCGGCCGGGGAGGGCGAGACGCGGGTCCTGGGCACCCAGTTCGAAGTGCGCCTGCAACCGCAAGGGGCCCAGGTCACGGTGCTGTCCGGGCGGGTCGGAGTCACGGCGGCCCAGGGCGCGGCGCAGCAGGTACTCGGTGCCGGCCAGCAAGTGGCCTACGGGCATGCTGCGGCGACCCCGTTGCATGGCGTCGACAGTGAAGCGCAACTGGCCTGGCGCCAGGGCTGGCTGAACTACTACCACGCGCCCCTGGGCGAGGTGGTGGCCGACCTGCGGCGCTATTTCCCCGGACGCATCGTGCTGCTCAACGACGAGTTGGCGGCGCGCCGGGTCAGCGGCAGTTTCTCCAGCAAGGACCCGCAAGCGGTCCTCGATTCCCTGCAGGCCGTCCTGGGCTTCGAGCTGCACCAGCTCTTTGGCCGACTCCTGGTCCTGCGCTGA
- a CDS encoding TonB-dependent receptor family protein encodes MKINKLYALLLASGLGSFAPLVLAEDTVDVGAVNVAGKQTLGNGHMIKEESAKGRSTVTKEAMDQMAPTANAVDKLKYTPGINVSSTDATGLSGTNFTMRGMNSDQVGLSADGFPINDSGDYSIYPNLMGDPENFSEVFVTQGSSEADGPHIGSSGGNIGLVTVRPTKDFGVFAKQSIGSNNVRKSFARLNTGDLGGFKTWVSASHTEGDKWRGKGTLRADKVEWNTLFEDGNGNSTNAIVKYNLQENYNYNSLSKAQFQNQGRRLDYSESTVFKNGSVSQSYKLNRNPFESVTASLTQRFQLRDDLSLTFNPYYVWSNGGSFSGQTATSLSASSNKAGNYDLAGLPAGTYYRPSWTETWRPGMTTKLKWDLNEEHSLDVGYWYERARQRQTQPFIGIKGNGAPENVWGDYNGSDQLVDRNGVTVQGRHQYTVTPAQKLWVQDTWQATPDLTLTGALAYQYVERDGNNLGSLTDKPEKRDAKYHQFLPSFNAKYQVDPNNQAFYNVTRNMRTPPNYVLYNKGDSISLKPELSWNQELGWRYSEENMALSATLFYISFKDRQISTTDLNGDYVVANVGEVKNRGLELEWSGKLPHDFNYYASYTYTKSEQMDDLTNKNVLLPTSGKQLANVPENMFNLSLGYDDSRYYGNVVGKYVGAFYGDLTNDEKIAGRTVVDLNAGIHLPVDKKVLKSATLRFSMLNVFDKEYLASTRTVSFNTQRTNGLAPSTAYYNVGEERTAMVSLEAGF; translated from the coding sequence GTGAAGATCAATAAACTTTATGCCCTGCTTCTGGCATCGGGCCTGGGCAGTTTTGCGCCATTGGTTCTGGCCGAAGATACAGTTGACGTCGGTGCGGTGAACGTTGCCGGTAAACAGACCCTGGGCAACGGCCACATGATCAAGGAAGAAAGCGCCAAGGGGCGCTCCACCGTGACCAAGGAAGCCATGGACCAGATGGCCCCCACCGCCAACGCCGTGGACAAGCTCAAGTACACCCCGGGGATCAACGTCTCCAGCACCGACGCCACGGGCTTGAGTGGCACCAACTTCACCATGCGCGGGATGAACTCCGACCAGGTGGGGCTGTCCGCCGACGGTTTCCCGATCAACGACTCGGGGGACTACAGCATCTACCCGAACCTCATGGGCGACCCGGAGAACTTCAGCGAAGTCTTCGTCACCCAGGGCTCGTCCGAGGCCGACGGCCCGCACATCGGCTCCAGCGGCGGCAACATCGGCCTGGTGACCGTGCGCCCGACCAAGGATTTTGGCGTGTTCGCCAAGCAGTCCATCGGTTCGAACAACGTGCGCAAGAGCTTCGCCCGGCTCAATACCGGTGACCTGGGCGGCTTCAAGACCTGGGTTTCGGCGTCCCACACCGAGGGCGACAAGTGGCGCGGCAAGGGCACGCTGCGTGCCGACAAGGTCGAGTGGAACACCCTGTTCGAAGACGGCAACGGCAACTCCACCAACGCCATCGTCAAGTACAACCTGCAGGAAAACTACAACTACAACAGCCTGAGCAAGGCCCAGTTCCAGAACCAGGGCCGGCGCCTGGACTACTCGGAAAGCACCGTGTTCAAGAACGGCAGCGTGTCCCAGTCCTACAAGCTCAACCGCAACCCCTTCGAGAGCGTGACCGCTTCGCTGACCCAGCGCTTTCAGCTGCGTGACGACCTGAGCCTGACCTTCAACCCCTACTACGTGTGGTCCAACGGCGGCAGCTTCAGCGGCCAGACCGCCACCAGCTTGTCCGCCAGCTCGAACAAGGCCGGCAACTACGACCTGGCCGGCTTGCCTGCCGGCACCTACTACCGGCCGTCGTGGACCGAAACCTGGCGCCCCGGGATGACCACCAAGCTCAAGTGGGATCTCAACGAAGAGCACAGCCTGGACGTCGGCTACTGGTACGAACGCGCCCGCCAGCGCCAGACCCAGCCCTTCATCGGCATCAAGGGCAACGGTGCTCCGGAGAATGTCTGGGGCGACTACAACGGTTCCGACCAACTGGTGGACCGCAACGGCGTCACGGTCCAGGGCCGTCACCAGTACACCGTGACCCCGGCACAGAAGCTCTGGGTGCAGGACACCTGGCAGGCGACCCCGGACCTGACCCTTACCGGAGCCCTGGCCTACCAGTACGTGGAACGCGACGGCAACAACCTCGGCAGCCTCACCGACAAGCCGGAAAAACGCGACGCCAAGTACCACCAGTTCCTGCCCAGCTTCAACGCCAAGTACCAGGTAGACCCGAACAACCAGGCGTTCTACAACGTCACCCGCAACATGCGCACACCGCCCAACTACGTGCTCTACAACAAGGGCGACTCCATCAGCCTGAAACCCGAGCTGAGCTGGAACCAGGAACTAGGCTGGCGCTACAGCGAAGAGAACATGGCCCTGAGCGCGACCCTGTTCTACATCAGCTTCAAGGACCGGCAGATCTCCACCACCGACCTCAACGGCGACTACGTCGTGGCCAACGTCGGCGAAGTGAAGAACCGCGGCCTGGAGCTGGAGTGGAGCGGCAAGCTGCCCCACGACTTCAACTACTACGCCTCGTACACCTACACCAAGTCCGAGCAGATGGACGACCTGACCAACAAGAACGTGCTGCTGCCGACCTCCGGCAAGCAACTGGCCAACGTGCCGGAAAACATGTTCAACCTGAGCCTGGGCTACGACGACTCGCGCTACTACGGCAACGTCGTCGGCAAGTACGTCGGCGCCTTCTACGGCGACCTGACCAACGACGAGAAGATCGCCGGCCGCACCGTGGTCGACCTCAACGCCGGTATCCACCTGCCGGTGGACAAGAAGGTGCTGAAGTCCGCGACCCTGCGCTTCTCCATGCTCAACGTGTTCGACAAGGAATACCTGGCCTCGACCCGTACCGTGTCGTTCAACACCCAGCGCACCAACGGTCTGGCGCCGAGCACCGCCTACTACAACGTCGGTGAGGAACGCACCGCGATGGTCTCCCTGGAAGCCGGGTTCTGA